Proteins from one Desmodus rotundus isolate HL8 chromosome 9, HLdesRot8A.1, whole genome shotgun sequence genomic window:
- the PLK4 gene encoding serine/threonine-protein kinase PLK4 isoform X2 codes for MATCIGERIEDFKVGNLLGKGSFAGVYRAESIHTGLEVAIKMIDKKAMYKAGMVQRVQNEVKIHCQLKHPSILELYNYFEDSNYVYLVLEMCHNGEMNRYLKNRRKPFSENEARHFMHQIITGMLYLHSHGILHRDLTLSNLLLTRNMNIKIADFGLATQLKMPHEKHYTLCGTPNYISPEIATRSAHGLESDIWSLGCMFYTLLIGRPPFDTDTVKNTLNKVVLADYEMPTFLSREAKDLIHQLLRRNPADRLSLSSVLDHPFMSRNSSTKSKDVGTVEDSIDSGHATISTAMTASSSTSISGSLFDRRRLLIGQPLPNKMTVFPKNKNSSDFSSSGDGSGFYTQWGNEEQETNNSGKGRVIQDVEERPHSRYLRRAHSSDRSATSNSQSRANTYTMERCHSAEMLSKSKRSGVDENEERYSPINSNVNNFHFFKEKTSCSSGSLDRPDNDQALSSHPCPGKTPFPFPDQPSQPEIVQQWFGNLQKNAHLREITEHNSITRNRNFQGRPDLQDTSRNAWTGTRAKKSPDASDNAHSAQQPKTMKYMTAFQNKPEIIQQEPIFDVEPVSEQSKTRVLEPPLGCQKRTLRSITSPLTAYRLKPIRQKTKKAVVSILDSEEVCVELLKEHSSQEYVKEVLHISSDGNMITIYYPYDGRGFPLADRPPSPTEDISRYSFDNLPEKYWRKYQYASRFVQLVRSKSPKITYFTRYAKCVLMENSPGADFEVWFYDGAKIHKTEALIHVIEKTGKSYTLKGESEINSLKEEIKMYMDHANEGHRICLALESVISEEEKKGGSASFFPIIIGRKPSSTSSPQSLSPPPPPKDPNYPTSRMMVSDAASPKQVPALNPSMVTNEGLGLTAAASGTNIPSSSSLKDCLPKSAQLLKSVFVKNVGWATQLTSGAVWVQFNDGSQLVVQAGVSSISYTSPSGQTTRYGENEILPEYIKQKLQCLSSILLMFSNPTSSFH; via the exons ATAGATAAGAAAGCCATGTACAAAGCTGGAATGGTGCAGAGAGTCCAAAATGAGGTGAAAATACATTGCCAATTGAAACATCCTTCTATCTTGGAG CTGTATAACTATTTTGAAGATAGCAATTATGTTTACCTAGTATTAGAAATGTGCCATAATGGAGAAATGAACAGGTATCtaaagaacagaaggaaaccaTTCTCAGAAAACGAAG CTCGGCACTTCATGCACCAGATCATCACAGGAATGCTGTATCTCCATTCTCATGGTATACTTCACCGGGACCTCACACTTTCTAACCTCTTACTTACACGTAATATGAACATCAAGATTGCCGACTTTGGGCTGGCAACGCAACTGAAAATGCCACATGAAAAGCACTATACGTTATGTGGAACTCCTAATTACATTTCACCAGAAATTGCAACTCGAAGTGCACATGGACTTGAATCTGACATTTGGTCCTTGGGGTGTATGTTTTATACATTACTTATTGGGAGACCACCTTTTGACACTGACACAGTCAAGAACACATTAAATAAAGTAGTGTTGGCAGATTATGAAATGCCAACTTTTTTGTCAAGAGAAGCCAAGGACCTTATTCACCAGTTACTTCGTAGAAATCCGGCAGATCGCTTAAGTCTGTCTTCAGTATTAGACCATCCTTTTATGTCCCGAAATTCTTCAACAAAAAGTAAGGATGTAGGAACTGTAGAAGATTCAATCGATAGTGGACATGCCACAATTTCTACTGCAATGACAGCTTCTTCCAGTACCAGTATAAGTGGTAGTTTGTTTGACAGAAGAAGACTATTGATTGGTCAGCCACTCCCAAATAAAATGACTGTATTTCCAAAGAATAAGAATtcaagtgatttttcttcttcaggagATGGAAGCGGTTTTTATACCCAGTGgggaaatgaagaacaagaaaCCAATAATAGTGGAAAGGGAAGAGTAATCCAAGATGTGGAAGAAAGGCCACATTCTCGATACCTTCGCAGAGCCCATTCCTCTGATAGATCTGCCACTTCTAATAGTCAATCTCGAGCaaacacatatacaatggaacgATGTCACTCAGCAGAAATGCTGTCAAAATCCAAAAGATCCGGAGTAGATGAAAACGAAGAAAGATACTCACCCATAAACAGCAATGTCAATAATTTTcacttctttaaagaaaagacatCCTGTAGTTCTGGGTCTTTGGATAGACCTGATAACGATCAAGCACT ttCCAGTCATCCTTGTCCAGGAAAAACTCCTTTTCCATTTCCAGACCAGCCGTCTCAGCCTGAAATAGTGCAACAGTGGTTTGGAAATCTCCAAAAAAATG CTCATTTAAGGGAAATTACTGAGCACAACAGCATTACCCGAAACAGAAATTTCCAGGGCCGTCCAGATTTGCAGGACACATCAAGAAATGCCTGGACTGGTACAAGAGCCAAAAAGAGCCCTGATGCTTCTGACAATGCGCATTCTGCACAACAGCCAAAGACCATGAAATACATGACTGCGTTTCAAAATAAACCTGAGATAATTCAACAAGAACCTATTTTTGACGTAGAACCTGTTTCCGAACAAAGCAAGACAAGGGTTTTGGAGCCACCATTGGGTTGTCAGAAACGTACCTTACGAAGCATTACGTCTCCTTTGACAGCTTACAGGTTAAAACCAATCAGACAGAAAACCAAAAAGGCTGTG GTGAGCATACTTGATTCAGAGGAGGTGTGTGTGGAGCTTCTAAAGGAGCATTCATCTCAAGAATATGTGAAAGAAGTTCTTCATATATCGAGTGACGGAAATATG ATCACTATTTATTATCCATATGATGGAAGAGGTTTTCCTCTTGCCGATAGACCTCCTTCACCTACTGAGGACATCAGTAGGTACAGCTTTGACAATTTACCAG AAAAGTACTGGCGAAAATATCAATATGCTTCCAGATTTGTACAGCTTGTAAGATCTAAATCTCCGAAAATTACTTACTTTACAAGATATGCTAAATGTGTCTTGATGGAGAATTCCCCTGGTGCTGATTTTGAAGTTTGGTTTTATGATG gagcAAAGATACACAAAACAGAAGCTTTGATTCATGTGATAGAAAAGACTGGGAAATCTTACACCTTAAAAGGTGAAAGTGAAATTAATAGcttgaaagaggaaataaaaatgtatatggacCATGCTAATGAG GGCCATCGTATTTGTTTAGCGCTGGAATCCGTAatttcagaagaggaaaagaaaggtggAAGTGCTTCCTTTTTCCCAATAATCATAGGAag AAAACCTAGCAGCACCAGCTCGCCTCAGTCCttgtcacctcctcctcctcctaagGATCCAAACTACCCGACAAGTAGAATGATGGTCAGTGATGCTGCTTCTCCGAAACAGGTACCAGCACTTAATCCTTCT ATGGTTACAAATGAAGGACTTGGCCTTACTGCTGCAGCTTCTGGAACAAACATCCCTTCTAGTAGTAGTCTAAAAGATTGTCTTCCTAAATCAGCACAacttttgaaatctgtttttgtGAAGAATGTTGGTTGGGCGACACAG TTAACTAGTGGAGCTGTGTGGGTTCAGTTTAATGATGGGTCCCAGCTGGTCGTGCAGGCAGGAGTGTCTTCTATCAGTTACACGTCACCGAGTGGTCAAACAACTAG atatggagaaaatgaaatattaccagAATACATCAAGCAGAAATTACAGTgtctttcttccatccttttgATGTTTTCTAATCCAACTTCTAGTTTTCACTGA
- the PLK4 gene encoding serine/threonine-protein kinase PLK4 isoform X3 has translation MFSTPDICCIEDFKVGNLLGKGSFAGVYRAESIHTGLEVAIKMIDKKAMYKAGMVQRVQNEVKIHCQLKHPSILELYNYFEDSNYVYLVLEMCHNGEMNRYLKNRRKPFSENEARHFMHQIITGMLYLHSHGILHRDLTLSNLLLTRNMNIKIADFGLATQLKMPHEKHYTLCGTPNYISPEIATRSAHGLESDIWSLGCMFYTLLIGRPPFDTDTVKNTLNKVVLADYEMPTFLSREAKDLIHQLLRRNPADRLSLSSVLDHPFMSRNSSTKSKDVGTVEDSIDSGHATISTAMTASSSTSISGSLFDRRRLLIGQPLPNKMTVFPKNKNSSDFSSSGDGSGFYTQWGNEEQETNNSGKGRVIQDVEERPHSRYLRRAHSSDRSATSNSQSRANTYTMERCHSAEMLSKSKRSGVDENEERYSPINSNVNNFHFFKEKTSCSSGSLDRPDNDQALSSHPCPGKTPFPFPDQPSQPEIVQQWFGNLQKNAHLREITEHNSITRNRNFQGRPDLQDTSRNAWTGTRAKKSPDASDNAHSAQQPKTMKYMTAFQNKPEIIQQEPIFDVEPVSEQSKTRVLEPPLGCQKRTLRSITSPLTAYRLKPIRQKTKKAVVSILDSEEVCVELLKEHSSQEYVKEVLHISSDGNMITIYYPYDGRGFPLADRPPSPTEDISRYSFDNLPEKYWRKYQYASRFVQLVRSKSPKITYFTRYAKCVLMENSPGADFEVWFYDGAKIHKTEALIHVIEKTGKSYTLKGESEINSLKEEIKMYMDHANEGHRICLALESVISEEEKKGGSASFFPIIIGRKPSSTSSPQSLSPPPPPKDPNYPTSRMMVSDAASPKQMVTNEGLGLTAAASGTNIPSSSSLKDCLPKSAQLLKSVFVKNVGWATQLTSGAVWVQFNDGSQLVVQAGVSSISYTSPSGQTTRYGENEILPEYIKQKLQCLSSILLMFSNPTSSFH, from the exons ATAGATAAGAAAGCCATGTACAAAGCTGGAATGGTGCAGAGAGTCCAAAATGAGGTGAAAATACATTGCCAATTGAAACATCCTTCTATCTTGGAG CTGTATAACTATTTTGAAGATAGCAATTATGTTTACCTAGTATTAGAAATGTGCCATAATGGAGAAATGAACAGGTATCtaaagaacagaaggaaaccaTTCTCAGAAAACGAAG CTCGGCACTTCATGCACCAGATCATCACAGGAATGCTGTATCTCCATTCTCATGGTATACTTCACCGGGACCTCACACTTTCTAACCTCTTACTTACACGTAATATGAACATCAAGATTGCCGACTTTGGGCTGGCAACGCAACTGAAAATGCCACATGAAAAGCACTATACGTTATGTGGAACTCCTAATTACATTTCACCAGAAATTGCAACTCGAAGTGCACATGGACTTGAATCTGACATTTGGTCCTTGGGGTGTATGTTTTATACATTACTTATTGGGAGACCACCTTTTGACACTGACACAGTCAAGAACACATTAAATAAAGTAGTGTTGGCAGATTATGAAATGCCAACTTTTTTGTCAAGAGAAGCCAAGGACCTTATTCACCAGTTACTTCGTAGAAATCCGGCAGATCGCTTAAGTCTGTCTTCAGTATTAGACCATCCTTTTATGTCCCGAAATTCTTCAACAAAAAGTAAGGATGTAGGAACTGTAGAAGATTCAATCGATAGTGGACATGCCACAATTTCTACTGCAATGACAGCTTCTTCCAGTACCAGTATAAGTGGTAGTTTGTTTGACAGAAGAAGACTATTGATTGGTCAGCCACTCCCAAATAAAATGACTGTATTTCCAAAGAATAAGAATtcaagtgatttttcttcttcaggagATGGAAGCGGTTTTTATACCCAGTGgggaaatgaagaacaagaaaCCAATAATAGTGGAAAGGGAAGAGTAATCCAAGATGTGGAAGAAAGGCCACATTCTCGATACCTTCGCAGAGCCCATTCCTCTGATAGATCTGCCACTTCTAATAGTCAATCTCGAGCaaacacatatacaatggaacgATGTCACTCAGCAGAAATGCTGTCAAAATCCAAAAGATCCGGAGTAGATGAAAACGAAGAAAGATACTCACCCATAAACAGCAATGTCAATAATTTTcacttctttaaagaaaagacatCCTGTAGTTCTGGGTCTTTGGATAGACCTGATAACGATCAAGCACT ttCCAGTCATCCTTGTCCAGGAAAAACTCCTTTTCCATTTCCAGACCAGCCGTCTCAGCCTGAAATAGTGCAACAGTGGTTTGGAAATCTCCAAAAAAATG CTCATTTAAGGGAAATTACTGAGCACAACAGCATTACCCGAAACAGAAATTTCCAGGGCCGTCCAGATTTGCAGGACACATCAAGAAATGCCTGGACTGGTACAAGAGCCAAAAAGAGCCCTGATGCTTCTGACAATGCGCATTCTGCACAACAGCCAAAGACCATGAAATACATGACTGCGTTTCAAAATAAACCTGAGATAATTCAACAAGAACCTATTTTTGACGTAGAACCTGTTTCCGAACAAAGCAAGACAAGGGTTTTGGAGCCACCATTGGGTTGTCAGAAACGTACCTTACGAAGCATTACGTCTCCTTTGACAGCTTACAGGTTAAAACCAATCAGACAGAAAACCAAAAAGGCTGTG GTGAGCATACTTGATTCAGAGGAGGTGTGTGTGGAGCTTCTAAAGGAGCATTCATCTCAAGAATATGTGAAAGAAGTTCTTCATATATCGAGTGACGGAAATATG ATCACTATTTATTATCCATATGATGGAAGAGGTTTTCCTCTTGCCGATAGACCTCCTTCACCTACTGAGGACATCAGTAGGTACAGCTTTGACAATTTACCAG AAAAGTACTGGCGAAAATATCAATATGCTTCCAGATTTGTACAGCTTGTAAGATCTAAATCTCCGAAAATTACTTACTTTACAAGATATGCTAAATGTGTCTTGATGGAGAATTCCCCTGGTGCTGATTTTGAAGTTTGGTTTTATGATG gagcAAAGATACACAAAACAGAAGCTTTGATTCATGTGATAGAAAAGACTGGGAAATCTTACACCTTAAAAGGTGAAAGTGAAATTAATAGcttgaaagaggaaataaaaatgtatatggacCATGCTAATGAG GGCCATCGTATTTGTTTAGCGCTGGAATCCGTAatttcagaagaggaaaagaaaggtggAAGTGCTTCCTTTTTCCCAATAATCATAGGAag AAAACCTAGCAGCACCAGCTCGCCTCAGTCCttgtcacctcctcctcctcctaagGATCCAAACTACCCGACAAGTAGAATGATGGTCAGTGATGCTGCTTCTCCGAAACAG ATGGTTACAAATGAAGGACTTGGCCTTACTGCTGCAGCTTCTGGAACAAACATCCCTTCTAGTAGTAGTCTAAAAGATTGTCTTCCTAAATCAGCACAacttttgaaatctgtttttgtGAAGAATGTTGGTTGGGCGACACAG TTAACTAGTGGAGCTGTGTGGGTTCAGTTTAATGATGGGTCCCAGCTGGTCGTGCAGGCAGGAGTGTCTTCTATCAGTTACACGTCACCGAGTGGTCAAACAACTAG atatggagaaaatgaaatattaccagAATACATCAAGCAGAAATTACAGTgtctttcttccatccttttgATGTTTTCTAATCCAACTTCTAGTTTTCACTGA
- the PLK4 gene encoding serine/threonine-protein kinase PLK4 isoform X1, giving the protein MFSTPDICCIEDFKVGNLLGKGSFAGVYRAESIHTGLEVAIKMIDKKAMYKAGMVQRVQNEVKIHCQLKHPSILELYNYFEDSNYVYLVLEMCHNGEMNRYLKNRRKPFSENEARHFMHQIITGMLYLHSHGILHRDLTLSNLLLTRNMNIKIADFGLATQLKMPHEKHYTLCGTPNYISPEIATRSAHGLESDIWSLGCMFYTLLIGRPPFDTDTVKNTLNKVVLADYEMPTFLSREAKDLIHQLLRRNPADRLSLSSVLDHPFMSRNSSTKSKDVGTVEDSIDSGHATISTAMTASSSTSISGSLFDRRRLLIGQPLPNKMTVFPKNKNSSDFSSSGDGSGFYTQWGNEEQETNNSGKGRVIQDVEERPHSRYLRRAHSSDRSATSNSQSRANTYTMERCHSAEMLSKSKRSGVDENEERYSPINSNVNNFHFFKEKTSCSSGSLDRPDNDQALSSHPCPGKTPFPFPDQPSQPEIVQQWFGNLQKNAHLREITEHNSITRNRNFQGRPDLQDTSRNAWTGTRAKKSPDASDNAHSAQQPKTMKYMTAFQNKPEIIQQEPIFDVEPVSEQSKTRVLEPPLGCQKRTLRSITSPLTAYRLKPIRQKTKKAVVSILDSEEVCVELLKEHSSQEYVKEVLHISSDGNMITIYYPYDGRGFPLADRPPSPTEDISRYSFDNLPEKYWRKYQYASRFVQLVRSKSPKITYFTRYAKCVLMENSPGADFEVWFYDGAKIHKTEALIHVIEKTGKSYTLKGESEINSLKEEIKMYMDHANEGHRICLALESVISEEEKKGGSASFFPIIIGRKPSSTSSPQSLSPPPPPKDPNYPTSRMMVSDAASPKQVPALNPSMVTNEGLGLTAAASGTNIPSSSSLKDCLPKSAQLLKSVFVKNVGWATQLTSGAVWVQFNDGSQLVVQAGVSSISYTSPSGQTTRYGENEILPEYIKQKLQCLSSILLMFSNPTSSFH; this is encoded by the exons ATAGATAAGAAAGCCATGTACAAAGCTGGAATGGTGCAGAGAGTCCAAAATGAGGTGAAAATACATTGCCAATTGAAACATCCTTCTATCTTGGAG CTGTATAACTATTTTGAAGATAGCAATTATGTTTACCTAGTATTAGAAATGTGCCATAATGGAGAAATGAACAGGTATCtaaagaacagaaggaaaccaTTCTCAGAAAACGAAG CTCGGCACTTCATGCACCAGATCATCACAGGAATGCTGTATCTCCATTCTCATGGTATACTTCACCGGGACCTCACACTTTCTAACCTCTTACTTACACGTAATATGAACATCAAGATTGCCGACTTTGGGCTGGCAACGCAACTGAAAATGCCACATGAAAAGCACTATACGTTATGTGGAACTCCTAATTACATTTCACCAGAAATTGCAACTCGAAGTGCACATGGACTTGAATCTGACATTTGGTCCTTGGGGTGTATGTTTTATACATTACTTATTGGGAGACCACCTTTTGACACTGACACAGTCAAGAACACATTAAATAAAGTAGTGTTGGCAGATTATGAAATGCCAACTTTTTTGTCAAGAGAAGCCAAGGACCTTATTCACCAGTTACTTCGTAGAAATCCGGCAGATCGCTTAAGTCTGTCTTCAGTATTAGACCATCCTTTTATGTCCCGAAATTCTTCAACAAAAAGTAAGGATGTAGGAACTGTAGAAGATTCAATCGATAGTGGACATGCCACAATTTCTACTGCAATGACAGCTTCTTCCAGTACCAGTATAAGTGGTAGTTTGTTTGACAGAAGAAGACTATTGATTGGTCAGCCACTCCCAAATAAAATGACTGTATTTCCAAAGAATAAGAATtcaagtgatttttcttcttcaggagATGGAAGCGGTTTTTATACCCAGTGgggaaatgaagaacaagaaaCCAATAATAGTGGAAAGGGAAGAGTAATCCAAGATGTGGAAGAAAGGCCACATTCTCGATACCTTCGCAGAGCCCATTCCTCTGATAGATCTGCCACTTCTAATAGTCAATCTCGAGCaaacacatatacaatggaacgATGTCACTCAGCAGAAATGCTGTCAAAATCCAAAAGATCCGGAGTAGATGAAAACGAAGAAAGATACTCACCCATAAACAGCAATGTCAATAATTTTcacttctttaaagaaaagacatCCTGTAGTTCTGGGTCTTTGGATAGACCTGATAACGATCAAGCACT ttCCAGTCATCCTTGTCCAGGAAAAACTCCTTTTCCATTTCCAGACCAGCCGTCTCAGCCTGAAATAGTGCAACAGTGGTTTGGAAATCTCCAAAAAAATG CTCATTTAAGGGAAATTACTGAGCACAACAGCATTACCCGAAACAGAAATTTCCAGGGCCGTCCAGATTTGCAGGACACATCAAGAAATGCCTGGACTGGTACAAGAGCCAAAAAGAGCCCTGATGCTTCTGACAATGCGCATTCTGCACAACAGCCAAAGACCATGAAATACATGACTGCGTTTCAAAATAAACCTGAGATAATTCAACAAGAACCTATTTTTGACGTAGAACCTGTTTCCGAACAAAGCAAGACAAGGGTTTTGGAGCCACCATTGGGTTGTCAGAAACGTACCTTACGAAGCATTACGTCTCCTTTGACAGCTTACAGGTTAAAACCAATCAGACAGAAAACCAAAAAGGCTGTG GTGAGCATACTTGATTCAGAGGAGGTGTGTGTGGAGCTTCTAAAGGAGCATTCATCTCAAGAATATGTGAAAGAAGTTCTTCATATATCGAGTGACGGAAATATG ATCACTATTTATTATCCATATGATGGAAGAGGTTTTCCTCTTGCCGATAGACCTCCTTCACCTACTGAGGACATCAGTAGGTACAGCTTTGACAATTTACCAG AAAAGTACTGGCGAAAATATCAATATGCTTCCAGATTTGTACAGCTTGTAAGATCTAAATCTCCGAAAATTACTTACTTTACAAGATATGCTAAATGTGTCTTGATGGAGAATTCCCCTGGTGCTGATTTTGAAGTTTGGTTTTATGATG gagcAAAGATACACAAAACAGAAGCTTTGATTCATGTGATAGAAAAGACTGGGAAATCTTACACCTTAAAAGGTGAAAGTGAAATTAATAGcttgaaagaggaaataaaaatgtatatggacCATGCTAATGAG GGCCATCGTATTTGTTTAGCGCTGGAATCCGTAatttcagaagaggaaaagaaaggtggAAGTGCTTCCTTTTTCCCAATAATCATAGGAag AAAACCTAGCAGCACCAGCTCGCCTCAGTCCttgtcacctcctcctcctcctaagGATCCAAACTACCCGACAAGTAGAATGATGGTCAGTGATGCTGCTTCTCCGAAACAGGTACCAGCACTTAATCCTTCT ATGGTTACAAATGAAGGACTTGGCCTTACTGCTGCAGCTTCTGGAACAAACATCCCTTCTAGTAGTAGTCTAAAAGATTGTCTTCCTAAATCAGCACAacttttgaaatctgtttttgtGAAGAATGTTGGTTGGGCGACACAG TTAACTAGTGGAGCTGTGTGGGTTCAGTTTAATGATGGGTCCCAGCTGGTCGTGCAGGCAGGAGTGTCTTCTATCAGTTACACGTCACCGAGTGGTCAAACAACTAG atatggagaaaatgaaatattaccagAATACATCAAGCAGAAATTACAGTgtctttcttccatccttttgATGTTTTCTAATCCAACTTCTAGTTTTCACTGA